One Chitinophaga sp. H8 DNA window includes the following coding sequences:
- a CDS encoding DEAD/DEAH box helicase, producing the protein MQELAHATIPSHKDVVLLAPTGSGKTLGFLVPVLNNLQPNNSQVQCLILVPSRELALQIEQVWKKMSTGFKVSSFYGGHSMPTEIQSLSTPPALLIGTPGRIADHISRNTFSTADIHTLVLDEFDKSLALGFEEEMSYITDALKQVSKRILVSATAAIEIPAFTGITAPKVLDFISEQQTTNALQLKLVISEEKDKIDTLFQLLCSLGGEAAIIFCNHREAVERTSQLLQEKGIDSAFFHGGMEQMDRELTLTRFRNGSVTFLVATDLAARGLDIPEMKHVIHYHMSPSLEEFTHRNGRTARMLATGTAYLILHKEEPLPEYLSETPALLELPAKSSLPPATVWTTLYISGGKKDKINKVDIVGFFSKIGKLEKGDLGMIEVKDFVSFAAVKKKKVRELLANVREQKMKGKKYRIAVAK; encoded by the coding sequence ATGCAGGAATTAGCACATGCCACTATCCCCTCCCATAAGGATGTTGTGCTTTTAGCCCCAACAGGCTCGGGTAAAACACTGGGATTCCTGGTCCCGGTACTCAACAACCTGCAACCCAATAACTCCCAGGTACAATGCCTGATACTGGTACCCTCAAGAGAACTGGCCCTTCAGATAGAACAGGTCTGGAAAAAAATGAGCACCGGCTTTAAGGTAAGCAGCTTTTATGGGGGTCATTCCATGCCTACAGAAATTCAAAGCCTGAGTACCCCTCCTGCCCTGCTTATTGGAACTCCCGGCAGAATCGCAGATCACATCAGCCGCAATACTTTCTCCACAGCAGACATACATACCCTGGTACTGGATGAGTTTGACAAATCACTGGCGCTGGGCTTTGAAGAAGAGATGTCTTACATTACAGATGCTTTAAAGCAGGTCAGCAAACGGATACTGGTTTCTGCTACAGCTGCCATTGAAATCCCGGCATTTACCGGTATAACAGCCCCTAAGGTGCTTGATTTCATCAGCGAACAGCAGACAACTAATGCCCTACAGTTAAAACTGGTCATCTCCGAGGAAAAGGATAAAATAGACACGCTGTTTCAACTGCTTTGCTCCCTGGGTGGAGAAGCTGCAATTATATTCTGCAATCATCGCGAAGCTGTGGAACGTACCAGCCAGTTGCTACAGGAAAAGGGAATAGACAGTGCTTTTTTTCATGGGGGAATGGAGCAAATGGACCGCGAGCTCACACTTACACGCTTCAGAAACGGTAGCGTCACTTTCCTGGTTGCGACTGACCTGGCAGCACGCGGATTGGATATTCCTGAAATGAAGCACGTAATACACTATCATATGTCGCCTTCCCTGGAAGAGTTTACCCACAGGAATGGTCGTACTGCCCGTATGCTTGCTACTGGTACTGCTTACCTCATTCTGCATAAGGAGGAGCCTTTGCCTGAGTATCTAAGTGAGACACCGGCTTTACTGGAATTACCTGCTAAAAGCTCCCTGCCACCTGCTACTGTATGGACAACACTTTACATCAGCGGAGGCAAAAAAGATAAGATCAATAAAGTAGATATCGTAGGGTTCTTCTCCAAAATAGGCAAACTGGAGAAAGGAGATCTCGGCATGATAGAAGTAAAAGACTTTGTTTCTTTTGCAGCAGTAAAGAAAAAGAAAGTACGGGAATTACTGGCGAACGTAAGAGAACAAAAAATGAAGGGTAAAAAATATAGAATCGCCGTAGCTAAATAA
- a CDS encoding patatin-like phospholipase family protein encodes MKLLLVKIYYSFPIQLLLLHFRKYQVLLIFWAILFGTINGGFAKVFGGDALFLAPEYLGQVNFYSTTILGLATGVFIMSWHITTFILHTGRFKFLATTSQPFFKYCLNNSIIPLAFIICLIFRGWEYQRYEQLSTLPEILLLAEGYICGVLFIIFFSFFYFFNADKNIGRRLEKKFGNPRNFLKLVLKPSQEPDENALPVHNYFNTPWKIRRARNVDHYNKHYLDSILKQHHFAAIITIGCALVFLVILAYLMDYNVFRIPAGASVLVFFAFLIGVAGAYAYVLQTWAIPTLLVMLFGLNWMVEHDWVDNRNKAYGLNYRDKKERPEYSADALQRFFTDEKYEADKQHTLKVLEKWRAKFPAGEKPYFVVMNFSGGGSRSATWSVNVLQRLNSMLKDTLMRQTVLMTGASGGMMGASYFRELYYEQLQGKAVQLTDSIYAERISRDLLNSVFSAMAVNDFITPFRSFHIGDNHYAKDRGYAFEMQLNNNTAFVLDKTLKDYKEPEETAAIPMLIWNATINADGRMLVMSPQPVSYLCSPQYQYPTRQGRDIDGVDFAQYFAAQGAMDLRITSAIRMCATFPYVLPNAFLPSNPIIDVMDAGIRDNFGQQTTLRFLYTFRDWINENTKGVLYLQVRDTRKNEMQPIKKTKNLSDLIFEPLFTMQQHWSAMQDFDQDGLVNYMEGHFPNKFHRVIFQYVPQQQDKAAALSWHLTSREKLDIANALNNPANQSAFNYILQLMKQK; translated from the coding sequence GTGAAATTACTACTAGTAAAAATTTACTATTCTTTCCCTATACAACTCCTGCTGTTGCATTTTCGCAAATACCAGGTTTTGTTGATCTTCTGGGCAATATTGTTCGGGACGATCAACGGGGGATTTGCAAAAGTATTTGGGGGGGATGCCTTGTTTCTTGCACCGGAATATCTGGGACAGGTTAATTTCTATAGTACTACTATATTAGGCCTGGCTACTGGTGTTTTTATCATGAGCTGGCATATTACCACTTTCATTCTGCATACCGGCAGGTTTAAGTTTCTGGCTACTACTTCCCAGCCCTTTTTCAAGTATTGTTTAAATAATTCAATTATTCCGCTGGCCTTTATCATCTGTTTGATCTTTCGCGGATGGGAGTACCAACGGTATGAACAATTGAGTACTCTGCCGGAAATACTGCTGCTGGCAGAAGGGTATATTTGCGGGGTTTTATTCATCATTTTCTTCTCCTTCTTTTACTTTTTTAATGCAGATAAAAATATTGGCCGCCGGCTGGAGAAAAAGTTTGGCAATCCCCGTAATTTTTTAAAACTGGTACTGAAGCCCAGCCAGGAACCCGACGAAAATGCACTCCCGGTACATAACTATTTTAACACGCCCTGGAAGATCCGCCGGGCCAGAAACGTAGACCATTATAACAAACACTACCTGGACAGCATCTTAAAACAACATCACTTCGCAGCAATCATTACAATCGGATGTGCACTTGTTTTTCTGGTAATACTGGCCTATCTCATGGACTATAATGTGTTCAGGATACCGGCAGGTGCGAGTGTGCTGGTGTTTTTTGCCTTTCTGATAGGTGTAGCAGGTGCTTATGCTTATGTATTGCAAACCTGGGCCATACCCACCTTATTGGTGATGCTGTTTGGGCTAAACTGGATGGTAGAGCATGATTGGGTGGACAACCGGAATAAAGCTTACGGGCTTAATTACCGGGATAAGAAAGAACGCCCGGAATATAGTGCGGATGCCTTACAGCGTTTTTTTACAGATGAAAAGTATGAGGCAGATAAGCAACATACTTTGAAGGTGCTGGAAAAATGGAGAGCCAAATTTCCTGCAGGTGAAAAACCCTATTTTGTTGTGATGAATTTCAGTGGCGGTGGCAGCCGGTCGGCTACCTGGAGCGTAAATGTGCTGCAAAGGCTGAACAGTATGCTGAAAGATACCTTGATGCGACAAACAGTACTGATGACCGGGGCCTCCGGAGGAATGATGGGGGCCAGTTATTTTCGGGAGTTGTATTATGAACAGTTGCAGGGAAAGGCGGTTCAGCTGACAGACAGTATTTATGCAGAAAGGATTTCCAGGGATCTGTTGAATTCTGTTTTTTCTGCTATGGCAGTTAATGATTTTATTACTCCTTTCCGCAGTTTTCATATTGGGGATAATCACTATGCCAAAGACAGGGGATATGCCTTTGAAATGCAGCTGAACAACAATACAGCTTTTGTGCTGGATAAAACCCTCAAAGATTATAAGGAGCCGGAAGAAACAGCAGCTATACCGATGCTGATATGGAATGCCACTATCAATGCCGACGGGCGAATGTTGGTGATGTCTCCCCAACCCGTAAGTTATTTGTGTAGTCCGCAGTACCAGTATCCCACCCGTCAGGGCAGAGATATTGACGGGGTGGACTTTGCCCAGTATTTTGCAGCCCAGGGGGCCATGGACCTGAGGATTACCAGCGCTATCCGCATGTGCGCTACCTTTCCTTATGTATTACCCAATGCATTTTTGCCCAGTAACCCTATCATAGACGTAATGGATGCGGGCATCCGGGATAATTTTGGACAACAAACGACGCTCCGGTTTTTGTACACGTTCCGGGATTGGATCAATGAAAATACCAAAGGAGTGCTGTACCTGCAGGTACGGGATACCCGGAAAAATGAAATGCAGCCGATTAAAAAAACAAAAAACCTCAGTGACCTGATTTTTGAGCCGCTGTTCACCATGCAGCAGCACTGGAGCGCCATGCAGGATTTTGACCAGGATGGGCTGGTGAATTACATGGAAGGGCATTTCCCCAATAAATTCCACCGGGTTATTTTTCAATATGTACCCCAACAGCAGGATAAAGCCGCTGCTTTAAGCTGGCATCTTACCTCCCGCGAAAAGCTGGATATTGCCAATGCGCTGAATAACCCTGCCAACCAAAGTGCTTTTAATTACATTCTGCAACTGATGAAGCAGAAATAG
- a CDS encoding COX15/CtaA family protein, with translation MEAVTVKNNRAVAIWLYIGVGMIVIQVLLGGLTRLTGSGLSITEWKPILGAFPPMNEQAWQAAFDKYKEIAQFQYVNSHFTLSDFKFIYFWEWLHRDWARLMGIVFIVPFIYFIIKKKIDRTMVNPMVILFVLGGLQGAIGWIMVKSGLNEENLYVSHIRLAIHFIAALALLCYVLWFALKLSVPVKEILPVETLKKLNTWLLALLTIQLVYGAFMAGLHAALAASTWPDINGMWWPTGMFAQGGLLADITHNQITIQFLHRGLAYLITILVAIWWWKAGQTPSYSLLHKMRYLPLLLVLLQVLLGVLTILGSQVKIPISYAILHQFVGMLLLLALVWTQFLSRGTSIKAV, from the coding sequence ATGGAAGCAGTTACAGTAAAAAATAACCGCGCCGTAGCCATCTGGTTATATATTGGCGTGGGCATGATAGTGATACAGGTATTATTAGGTGGTCTTACCCGCTTAACTGGCAGTGGATTATCTATTACTGAATGGAAACCAATATTGGGCGCTTTCCCACCCATGAATGAGCAGGCCTGGCAGGCCGCTTTCGACAAATACAAGGAAATAGCCCAGTTCCAGTATGTTAACAGTCATTTTACGCTATCGGATTTCAAATTCATCTATTTCTGGGAGTGGTTGCATCGTGATTGGGCCCGTTTGATGGGGATTGTTTTCATTGTACCGTTCATTTACTTTATCATTAAGAAGAAAATAGACCGTACCATGGTAAACCCTATGGTGATTCTATTTGTGTTGGGTGGATTACAGGGAGCAATAGGCTGGATCATGGTAAAAAGCGGGCTGAATGAAGAGAATTTGTATGTAAGTCATATCCGGCTGGCCATTCATTTTATCGCCGCTCTGGCATTATTATGTTATGTGCTGTGGTTTGCTTTAAAGTTATCAGTGCCTGTCAAGGAGATTCTGCCGGTGGAAACGCTGAAAAAATTAAATACCTGGCTGTTAGCCCTGCTGACCATACAGCTGGTCTACGGTGCTTTTATGGCAGGATTGCATGCAGCACTGGCTGCTAGCACCTGGCCGGATATTAATGGTATGTGGTGGCCCACAGGGATGTTTGCCCAGGGCGGCTTGCTGGCCGATATAACACATAATCAGATCACTATTCAGTTTCTCCATCGCGGACTTGCCTACCTGATCACTATACTTGTAGCTATCTGGTGGTGGAAAGCCGGACAAACGCCTTCCTATAGCTTATTACACAAAATGCGTTATTTACCCTTACTGCTGGTATTACTTCAGGTGCTTTTAGGGGTATTGACTATTTTAGGCAGCCAGGTAAAAATCCCAATCAGCTATGCCATCCTGCACCAGTTTGTAGGAATGCTTTTATTATTGGCTTTGGTATGGACACAATTCCTGAGCAGAGGTACTTCTATTAAAGCAGTTTAA
- a CDS encoding adenylate kinase, with product MVNLILFGPPGSGKGTQSANIIEKYGLLHLSTGDLLRNEIEARKPLGLEAKKFMDQGQLVPDEVVIGMISSKLDENQDARGFIFDGFPRTTAQAEALDKLLALKKTSISQVLSLEVPEDELIKRLLNRGLTSGRSDDASEELVKARIVEYHNKTAPVADHYAKFGKFKKIKGDGTVESTFELLSKEIDELVSERV from the coding sequence ATGGTCAATCTCATTTTATTTGGCCCTCCCGGTAGTGGCAAGGGTACACAAAGCGCTAACATTATTGAAAAGTACGGGTTGCTTCATTTGTCTACCGGCGATTTGCTGCGTAACGAAATTGAAGCCCGGAAACCACTGGGTCTGGAAGCTAAAAAATTCATGGACCAGGGACAGTTAGTGCCGGATGAAGTTGTGATAGGAATGATCAGCTCAAAGCTGGATGAAAATCAGGATGCGAGAGGATTTATTTTTGATGGATTCCCCCGTACTACTGCGCAGGCAGAAGCGCTGGATAAATTGCTGGCTTTAAAGAAAACTTCTATTTCACAGGTTTTATCACTGGAAGTACCGGAAGATGAATTGATCAAACGTCTGTTAAACCGTGGTCTTACCTCCGGCCGTAGTGACGATGCCAGTGAAGAACTGGTAAAAGCACGTATTGTGGAGTACCATAATAAAACAGCTCCTGTAGCAGATCATTACGCCAAGTTTGGCAAATTCAAGAAGATCAAAGGTGATGGTACTGTAGAAAGTACGTTTGAATTGCTGAGTAAAGAGATTGATGAGCTGGTGAGCGAGCGCGTATAA
- a CDS encoding glycoside hydrolase family 3 N-terminal domain-containing protein: MMKQLLALGLTGLLITGTAFRLPPTVNNKKKGQKVKTLIATPQQGAADRWADSVFQSLTPDERIAQLIMIRAHSNLGRDHINAVIKDINDNKVGGVIFFQGGPVRQANLTNYYQSISKVPLLVGIDGEWGLGMRLDSVISLPRNLLIGAIQDSTLAYEAGRVMAEQCKRIGIQIDFAPDMDVNNNPDNPVINDRSFGENKYQVARMGVATIKGMQEAGVMACAKHFPGHGDTDVDSHFDLPSIRKTRAQLEALELYPFRQAIEAGVGSIMVAHLFIPAIDNKPNTPTSISRKAVTKLLKEEMGFKGLVITDALEMKGIAKYYTKGEESLQSLLAGNDLMILPSTSAGSVAAIKRGIKKGLISQEEVDERVKKVLRAKYNLGLGQLQPIDTRNLEKDLNAQTDSLRRKLAEAAITLVKNDNKIVPFSPAMVQQKVAVIAVGADAGNAFLSEVKKIKPGTDTYVFSSGQPVSQVAPMVSRLHRDYKAVIISLHNYSRRPANGFGISMAQKLLIRQLQQEIPSATVVFGNPYAIKYFCEGPAIIAAYEDDSTTQKVAAEILFGKIAPQGKLPVTVCEGLPSGTGITYELPESATLPQVVPEDAGVNSAMLDKIDPIAEIMISKGAAPGCEVLAMKDGKVIYNKCFGYYDYDKKVPVTPQTVYDLASVTKICATTLSIMRLYDEGRIKLDATLGDYLPFVKGSNKAGLTIRNVLLHQAGLVAWIPFYKETINAAGYPDSAWYRPEMDEQHELRVADHLYISNGYPDTIWKRVLDSKLNTRQGYVYSDLDFMFLGKIVEALSGKKLEEYVRDTFYEPLGLTTTMFRPREHIPLQLLAPTEYERIFRMQWIHGDVHDPGAAMFGGVAGHAGLFSNAHDLAIIMQMLLNKGSYDGVQYIKPETVKLFTAYNSKISRRGLGFDKPEKGVQNRLDAYPCKSASADTFGHTGFTGTCVWADPQSNLVFIFLSNRVSPNGGANTKLSTLNIRGRMMEAVYDAIVKK; this comes from the coding sequence ATGATGAAGCAACTACTGGCATTAGGGCTAACGGGTTTGTTAATCACAGGCACTGCCTTCCGGCTCCCGCCTACCGTTAACAACAAGAAAAAAGGGCAAAAGGTTAAAACACTGATAGCAACTCCCCAGCAAGGAGCTGCCGACCGGTGGGCCGACAGTGTTTTTCAATCACTTACGCCAGATGAACGTATTGCGCAACTGATCATGATACGGGCGCATTCCAACCTGGGCAGAGACCATATTAATGCTGTAATAAAAGATATTAATGATAATAAGGTAGGAGGGGTGATCTTCTTCCAGGGAGGACCGGTACGTCAGGCTAATCTTACCAATTATTACCAGTCCATCTCAAAGGTGCCACTATTGGTGGGAATTGATGGCGAATGGGGGCTGGGCATGCGATTGGATAGTGTGATCAGCTTGCCACGCAACCTGTTAATAGGAGCTATCCAGGATAGTACACTGGCTTATGAAGCAGGCCGGGTGATGGCAGAACAATGCAAACGTATCGGGATACAGATTGATTTTGCACCGGATATGGACGTGAATAATAATCCGGATAATCCGGTGATTAATGACCGTTCCTTTGGAGAAAACAAGTACCAGGTGGCTCGAATGGGGGTGGCTACTATTAAAGGTATGCAGGAAGCCGGCGTGATGGCCTGTGCCAAACACTTTCCCGGACATGGGGATACCGATGTGGATTCGCATTTTGACCTGCCCTCTATCCGTAAAACCCGTGCCCAGCTGGAGGCGCTGGAGTTATATCCTTTCCGCCAGGCTATTGAAGCCGGCGTAGGCTCCATAATGGTGGCTCATTTATTCATCCCTGCTATTGATAATAAACCTAATACACCTACTTCTATTTCCCGTAAAGCAGTAACCAAATTGCTCAAGGAAGAAATGGGCTTTAAGGGCCTGGTGATTACAGATGCGTTGGAAATGAAAGGGATTGCCAAATATTATACAAAAGGGGAGGAATCCCTGCAATCCCTGCTGGCAGGTAATGACCTGATGATCCTGCCATCTACTTCTGCTGGTAGTGTTGCTGCTATCAAAAGGGGTATTAAAAAAGGATTGATCAGCCAGGAAGAGGTAGATGAAAGAGTGAAAAAAGTATTGCGGGCAAAGTACAATCTGGGCCTTGGGCAATTACAGCCTATAGACACCCGTAATCTGGAAAAGGACCTGAATGCGCAGACAGACTCCCTGCGCAGGAAACTGGCAGAAGCTGCAATAACCCTGGTAAAGAATGATAATAAGATCGTGCCTTTCTCGCCAGCTATGGTGCAGCAAAAGGTGGCTGTTATAGCAGTAGGGGCAGATGCAGGTAATGCTTTTCTGAGTGAAGTGAAAAAGATAAAACCCGGTACAGATACCTACGTTTTTTCTTCCGGTCAGCCAGTGAGCCAGGTAGCTCCGATGGTATCCCGCTTACATCGGGATTATAAAGCCGTGATCATCAGTCTTCATAATTACAGCCGCCGCCCAGCCAATGGGTTTGGTATTTCAATGGCACAAAAGCTGCTGATCCGTCAACTACAACAGGAAATACCTTCGGCTACTGTTGTTTTTGGAAATCCTTACGCAATTAAATACTTCTGTGAAGGGCCTGCTATCATCGCTGCATATGAAGATGATAGTACTACCCAGAAAGTAGCGGCGGAGATCCTGTTTGGTAAAATAGCACCCCAGGGGAAATTGCCGGTTACGGTATGTGAAGGGTTGCCTTCCGGAACAGGGATCACCTATGAGCTGCCGGAAAGTGCCACCTTGCCACAGGTAGTACCGGAAGATGCGGGTGTAAATAGCGCGATGCTGGATAAGATTGACCCCATTGCGGAAATCATGATATCCAAAGGCGCCGCTCCGGGTTGTGAAGTGCTGGCCATGAAAGATGGGAAAGTGATTTACAACAAATGTTTTGGGTATTATGATTATGATAAAAAGGTGCCGGTAACACCGCAAACGGTGTATGATCTCGCTTCAGTAACCAAGATATGTGCTACTACTTTATCCATCATGCGCTTGTATGATGAAGGAAGAATTAAGCTGGATGCTACCCTGGGTGATTATTTACCTTTTGTAAAAGGGTCTAACAAAGCGGGGTTAACTATCCGTAATGTTTTATTACACCAGGCCGGATTAGTAGCCTGGATACCTTTTTATAAGGAAACCATCAATGCCGCAGGTTATCCGGACTCTGCCTGGTATCGTCCGGAAATGGATGAACAGCATGAATTACGGGTAGCAGATCATTTATATATCAGTAACGGATATCCGGACACGATATGGAAAAGGGTGCTGGATAGTAAGCTGAATACCCGTCAGGGATATGTATACAGTGACCTGGATTTTATGTTTCTGGGAAAAATAGTGGAAGCGCTTTCTGGCAAAAAGCTGGAAGAATATGTAAGAGATACCTTTTATGAACCATTAGGGCTTACTACCACCATGTTTCGGCCAAGGGAACATATCCCGTTACAACTGCTGGCCCCCACGGAGTATGAACGTATTTTCCGTATGCAATGGATCCATGGCGATGTACATGACCCCGGTGCGGCCATGTTTGGTGGTGTAGCCGGCCATGCCGGACTTTTTTCCAATGCACATGACCTGGCTATCATTATGCAAATGTTATTGAACAAGGGCAGCTATGATGGCGTACAATATATCAAGCCGGAAACGGTTAAGCTGTTTACCGCCTACAATAGCAAAATCAGCCGCCGAGGGTTAGGATTTGATAAACCTGAAAAGGGCGTTCAGAACCGGCTCGATGCATATCCCTGCAAGAGTGCCTCTGCTGATACATTTGGGCATACCGGATTTACAGGTACCTGTGTATGGGCAGACCCTCAGTCTAATCTGGTGTTTATATTTCTGAGCAACCGGGTAAGCCCTAACGGAGGAGCTAACACGAAACTGTCTACCCTGAATATACGTGGCAGGATGATGGAAGCAGTCTATGATGCGATTGTAAAAAAATAA
- the typA gene encoding translational GTPase TypA: MNIRNIAIIAHVDHGKTTLVDKILHQGNIFRANQETQDLIMDSNDLERERGITIFSKNASVEYKGTKINVIDTPGHADFGGEVERVLKMADGVILLVDAFEGPMPQTRFVLQKALQLNLKPIVVINKVDKPNCRPDEVHDAVFELFFNLDATEEQLNFPTFYGSGKNGWFNSSLTQTEDISPLMDGILEYVPEPKIAEGTLQMQITSLDYSSFLGRIAVGKITRGSIKENQPIALMQADGVVKRQRVKELYIFEALGKRRVTEVLAGDICAVVGLEDFNIGDTISDAENPEALPVISVDEPTMNMQFSINNSPFYGKDGKFVTSRHLRDRLMKETEKNLALRVLDSDNADSFMVYGRGILHLGVLIETMRREGYELTVGQPQVITKLVDGKKCEPYETLVVDVPQEFASKVIDLVTRRKGEMLIMETKGEMQHLEFEIPSRGLIGLRTQMLTATAGEAVMAHRFNDYKAWKGAIPGRNNGVLIAKEAGSTTGYSLDKLQDRGSFFVDPGEDVYRGMIIGENNKPGDLVVNANEGKKLTNMRASGSDAATSIAPKILMTLEECMEYIQHDECIEVTPNHIRMRKTILDEDERRKMSKSMKVEA, encoded by the coding sequence ATGAATATTCGTAATATCGCAATTATTGCACACGTAGACCATGGTAAGACTACTTTGGTGGATAAGATTTTGCATCAAGGCAACATTTTCCGGGCTAACCAGGAGACTCAGGACCTGATCATGGATAGTAATGATCTGGAAAGAGAACGTGGGATCACTATATTTAGTAAAAACGCGTCTGTTGAATATAAAGGTACCAAGATCAATGTGATTGATACCCCAGGTCACGCCGACTTTGGTGGTGAAGTGGAAAGAGTATTGAAAATGGCTGATGGGGTTATTTTGCTGGTAGATGCTTTTGAAGGGCCTATGCCACAAACCCGTTTTGTACTGCAAAAAGCATTGCAACTGAACCTGAAACCAATTGTGGTTATCAATAAGGTGGATAAGCCTAACTGCCGTCCGGACGAAGTACATGATGCAGTATTTGAACTGTTCTTTAACTTGGATGCCACCGAAGAACAATTAAACTTCCCTACTTTTTACGGTTCTGGTAAAAATGGCTGGTTTAATAGTTCATTGACCCAAACAGAAGATATCAGCCCATTAATGGATGGTATTCTGGAATATGTACCTGAGCCTAAAATTGCGGAAGGTACTTTGCAAATGCAAATCACTTCTCTGGATTATTCTTCTTTCCTGGGTCGTATCGCAGTAGGTAAAATCACCCGTGGTAGTATTAAAGAAAACCAGCCCATTGCATTGATGCAGGCAGACGGGGTTGTTAAAAGACAACGTGTTAAGGAATTATACATATTTGAAGCCTTAGGGAAAAGAAGAGTAACTGAAGTATTAGCTGGTGATATTTGTGCAGTAGTAGGTCTGGAAGATTTTAACATTGGTGATACTATTTCTGATGCAGAAAATCCGGAAGCATTACCAGTGATCAGCGTGGATGAGCCTACTATGAACATGCAGTTCAGTATTAATAACTCTCCATTTTATGGTAAGGATGGTAAGTTTGTAACTTCCCGTCACCTGCGTGATCGTTTAATGAAGGAAACTGAGAAGAACCTGGCACTGCGTGTACTGGATTCTGATAACGCAGATAGCTTCATGGTATATGGCCGTGGTATCCTGCACTTAGGTGTATTGATTGAAACCATGCGTCGTGAAGGATACGAATTAACCGTAGGGCAACCACAGGTAATTACCAAGCTGGTAGATGGTAAAAAATGCGAACCATATGAAACACTGGTAGTAGATGTTCCACAGGAATTTGCCAGTAAAGTAATTGATCTGGTTACCCGCCGTAAAGGTGAGATGCTGATCATGGAAACGAAAGGTGAAATGCAGCACCTGGAATTCGAAATACCTTCCCGTGGTTTGATCGGTTTGCGTACACAAATGCTGACGGCTACTGCTGGTGAAGCGGTAATGGCCCACCGGTTTAACGATTACAAAGCCTGGAAAGGAGCGATCCCTGGGCGTAACAATGGTGTATTGATTGCTAAAGAAGCAGGTAGTACTACCGGTTATTCTCTGGATAAATTACAAGACAGAGGCTCTTTCTTTGTTGATCCGGGAGAAGATGTATACAGAGGTATGATCATTGGTGAAAATAATAAACCGGGAGATCTGGTGGTAAATGCCAATGAAGGTAAGAAGCTGACTAACATGCGTGCCAGCGGAAGTGATGCTGCTACCAGCATTGCTCCTAAAATACTGATGACACTGGAAGAATGTATGGAATACATCCAACATGATGAGTGTATTGAAGTAACGCCAAATCACATACGTATGCGTAAAACCATATTGGATGAGGATGAGCGTAGAAAAATGTCTAAGTCAATGAAAGTAGAAGCATAG
- the obgE gene encoding GTPase ObgE, which produces MERGNFVDYIRIFCRSGKGGAGSMHFMRTKFNAQAGPDGGDGGRGGHIILRGNAQLWTLLHLRWYKNVHAKDGQNGSGSHCTGAFGEDVIIEVPLGTIARNEETGEVEAEILHDGQELIWLPGGQGGRGNSYFRSPTNQTPEYAQPGMPGIEGWRILELKVLADVGLVGFPNAGKSTLLSTLTAAKPKIADYAFTTLTPNLGIVEYRGDKSFCIADLPGIIEGAHEGKGLGHRFLRHIERNAVLLFLIPADSPDHRKEFEILINELEQYNPELLDKQFLLAISKSDMLDDELKTAIAKELPDNVPVVFISSVIQQGLVELKDMLWEALNNNNNRVISTAE; this is translated from the coding sequence GTGGAAAGAGGCAATTTTGTTGATTATATCCGAATTTTTTGCAGATCCGGTAAAGGCGGAGCTGGTAGTATGCACTTTATGCGTACCAAATTCAACGCACAGGCCGGGCCTGACGGTGGAGACGGTGGCCGTGGAGGACATATCATTCTGAGGGGCAACGCTCAGTTATGGACCCTGCTGCACCTGCGCTGGTACAAAAATGTACATGCCAAAGACGGACAAAATGGTAGCGGAAGCCATTGCACCGGTGCTTTTGGTGAGGATGTGATCATTGAAGTGCCACTGGGCACCATTGCCAGAAATGAAGAAACCGGGGAAGTAGAAGCAGAAATATTACATGATGGGCAGGAACTCATCTGGCTGCCCGGTGGACAGGGAGGCCGCGGAAACAGCTATTTCAGATCCCCTACCAACCAAACCCCGGAATATGCCCAGCCAGGCATGCCAGGTATAGAAGGCTGGCGAATACTGGAACTTAAAGTATTGGCTGATGTAGGCCTCGTAGGATTCCCCAACGCCGGAAAATCGACGCTACTTTCTACCCTCACGGCTGCCAAACCCAAAATAGCGGACTATGCCTTTACCACACTTACCCCCAACCTGGGTATCGTAGAGTACAGGGGAGATAAATCTTTTTGTATTGCCGACTTACCAGGTATTATCGAAGGGGCTCATGAAGGGAAAGGTCTTGGCCACCGGTTTTTGCGGCACATTGAAAGAAATGCCGTATTATTATTCTTAATTCCTGCTGATAGCCCTGATCACCGAAAAGAATTCGAGATCCTGATAAATGAACTGGAGCAGTATAATCCTGAACTATTAGACAAACAATTCCTGCTGGCCATCAGTAAGAGTGATATGCTGGATGATGAACTGAAAACGGCTATTGCAAAGGAACTGCCTGACAATGTACCGGTTGTATTCATTTCATCTGTGATACAGCAGGGGCTGGTAGAATTAAAAGACATGCTTTGGGAAGCACTAAACAACAACAACAATAGAGTAATAAGCACAGCAGAATAG